Proteins encoded together in one Deinococcus irradiatisoli window:
- the gatB gene encoding Asp-tRNA(Asn)/Glu-tRNA(Gln) amidotransferase subunit GatB, with the protein MYRPVIGLEVHLHLNTRTKIFSACRSDYFGEEPNTFIDPFTLGLPGTLPTLNREAVNLALMFGLALGCDVSGFTQFHRKNYFYPDAPKNFQLSQYDRPIARDGALDVGGERIRIKRAHLEDDAGKLMHPAYAPYSLLDLNRAGMPLIEMVTEADLTTPEQAREFLTQIRAIAQSLGVSEANPEEGKMRCDVNVSLHKPGEPWGTKVEVKNLNSFRSVQRALEYEIARQTRVLSAGGIITQDTMGWDEGGQKTFVMRTKEGEADYRYFPEPDLPPLNITPEMIETVRARMPELPVQKRERYLASGIRAADAEALSVDVPLSRFLDEALKSGADAQKLTNWLLTDVAGYLAAREQPLGTSKLEPLHLAGLVKLIDAGTISGKMAKDLLPEVMEGADPAELVQQRGLAVVTDTAAIEAAIDAAMAADPATVEKVKAGNAKAINALFGPVMKALGGQARPDTVRQLLQQKLGL; encoded by the coding sequence ATGTACCGACCCGTCATCGGCCTCGAAGTGCACCTGCACCTGAACACCCGCACCAAGATCTTCAGCGCCTGCCGCAGCGACTACTTCGGCGAGGAACCCAACACCTTCATCGACCCGTTTACCCTGGGGCTGCCCGGTACCCTCCCGACCCTCAACCGCGAGGCGGTCAACCTGGCCCTGATGTTCGGACTGGCGCTGGGCTGCGACGTGTCGGGCTTTACCCAGTTTCACCGCAAGAACTACTTCTACCCCGACGCGCCCAAGAACTTTCAGCTCTCGCAGTACGACCGTCCGATCGCCCGTGACGGCGCGCTGGACGTGGGCGGCGAGCGAATTCGCATCAAGCGCGCCCACCTCGAAGACGACGCCGGCAAGCTGATGCACCCGGCCTACGCGCCGTACAGCCTGCTCGACCTCAACCGCGCCGGCATGCCGCTGATCGAGATGGTTACCGAGGCTGACCTCACCACCCCCGAGCAGGCCCGTGAGTTCCTGACCCAGATTCGCGCCATCGCCCAGTCGCTGGGCGTCAGCGAGGCCAACCCCGAAGAAGGCAAGATGCGCTGCGACGTGAACGTGAGCCTGCACAAGCCCGGCGAGCCGTGGGGCACCAAGGTGGAAGTCAAGAACCTCAACTCGTTTCGCAGCGTGCAGCGGGCGCTGGAATACGAGATCGCCCGTCAGACGCGGGTGCTGAGTGCGGGCGGCATCATCACCCAGGACACCATGGGCTGGGACGAGGGCGGCCAGAAGACCTTCGTGATGCGCACCAAGGAGGGCGAGGCCGACTACCGCTACTTTCCCGAGCCGGATTTGCCGCCGCTGAACATCACCCCCGAGATGATCGAGACCGTGCGCGCCCGCATGCCCGAGTTGCCGGTGCAGAAGCGGGAGCGCTACCTCGCCTCGGGTATCCGCGCCGCCGACGCCGAGGCGCTGAGCGTGGACGTGCCGCTCAGCCGCTTTCTGGACGAAGCGCTCAAGTCCGGCGCCGACGCCCAGAAGCTGACCAACTGGCTGCTCACCGACGTGGCCGGCTACCTCGCCGCCCGCGAGCAGCCGCTGGGCACCAGCAAGCTTGAGCCCCTGCACCTGGCCGGCCTGGTCAAGCTGATCGACGCGGGTACCATCAGCGGCAAGATGGCCAAGGACCTGCTACCCGAGGTCATGGAAGGCGCCGACCCGGCTGAACTGGTGCAGCAGCGCGGGCTGGCGGTCGTAACCGATACCGCCGCCATCGAAGCGGCCATCGACGCGGCCATGGCGGCCGACCCCGCCACCGTGGAGAAGGTCAAAGCCGGCAACGCCAAGGCCATCAACGCGCTGTTCGGGCCGGTGATGAAGGCGCTGGGCGGTCAGGCCCGGCCCGACACGGTGAGGCAGCTGCTTCAGCAAAAGCTCGGCCTGTGA
- a CDS encoding alpha/beta fold hydrolase, producing MLFVPPLLLLVWLMGLLSVAVLGGAGWLIWEWYDNWAVGLPADWRLLYAGLAVLVLALCGRWLLVPFLGRKPRTEEEEWRPLPPGTVHRLPRPDGSVLHVEAYGPEDAPTLLFTHGWGLSRAEWWYAQQHFAGRYRLLLWDLPGLGQSDSPDDQVFELGRLAGHLGAVLELAGGRPTILCGHSIGGMITLTFCKLHPERLSSQIAGLVLTHTTPTNPVNTAWGARFLRPLQGPLIRPLCHLTIWLSPLVRVMNALAFLNGLNHLGNHFMQFGGTETRGQLNFTVLSDLRANPAVAARGMLGMMRYDAVNVLPHLTLPTLIFKGDKDKATLPSAGDWMAGTLPAAEEVLLAPAGHLGLLEQHREWLKAVDAFAQRCFGARS from the coding sequence ATGCTCTTTGTTCCACCTCTGCTGCTGCTGGTCTGGTTGATGGGTCTGCTGTCCGTGGCCGTGCTCGGCGGCGCCGGCTGGCTGATCTGGGAATGGTACGACAACTGGGCGGTGGGCTTGCCAGCCGATTGGCGCCTGCTGTATGCGGGGCTGGCAGTGCTGGTGCTGGCGCTGTGTGGCCGCTGGTTGCTGGTTCCCTTCCTGGGCCGCAAACCCCGGACAGAGGAAGAGGAGTGGCGCCCACTGCCGCCCGGCACGGTTCACCGCCTGCCGCGTCCGGACGGCAGCGTCCTGCACGTCGAGGCTTACGGCCCCGAGGACGCGCCCACGTTGCTGTTCACGCACGGCTGGGGCCTGAGCCGCGCCGAATGGTGGTACGCGCAGCAACACTTCGCCGGCCGCTACCGCCTGCTGCTGTGGGATCTGCCGGGCCTGGGCCAGTCGGACAGCCCCGACGATCAGGTGTTCGAGCTGGGCCGGCTGGCCGGGCACCTGGGGGCCGTTCTGGAGCTGGCCGGAGGGCGCCCCACCATTCTGTGCGGGCACAGTATCGGCGGCATGATCACGCTGACGTTTTGCAAGCTGCATCCCGAACGGCTTTCCAGCCAGATCGCGGGTCTGGTCCTGACGCACACCACGCCGACCAATCCGGTGAACACCGCCTGGGGAGCGCGCTTTTTGCGCCCGCTGCAAGGGCCGTTGATCCGGCCTTTGTGTCACCTCACCATCTGGCTGTCGCCACTGGTGCGGGTGATGAACGCCCTGGCTTTTCTCAATGGCCTGAATCACCTGGGCAACCACTTCATGCAGTTCGGCGGCACCGAGACGCGCGGCCAGCTGAATTTCACGGTGCTTAGCGATCTGCGCGCCAACCCGGCAGTGGCGGCCCGGGGCATGCTGGGCATGATGCGCTACGACGCTGTGAACGTGTTGCCGCACCTGACGCTCCCGACCCTGATCTTCAAAGGCGACAAAGACAAGGCGACCCTGCCCAGCGCGGGCGACTGGATGGCCGGGACTCTTCCCGCCGCCGAGGAGGTCCTGCTGGCCCCGGCGGGTCACCTGGGACTCTTGGAGCAGCACCGCGAGTGGCTGAAGGCGGTAGACGCCTTCGCACAGCGCTGCTTCGGGGCGCGCTCCTGA
- a CDS encoding YpdA family putative bacillithiol disulfide reductase, whose translation MTSASKKTESSLIDVAIVGAGPVGLAAAIACKRAGLSYVVMDKGCVVNAIFDYPTYMTFFTTAPELEIGGHPLVTGHDKPDRKDALMYYRLVAQREQLHIRQYCEVKRVHAAPAGFTLEVEGQDGEPGVVEARRVIVATGYYDNPLPLGLPGEDLENVSHYYTEGHPFWKLNVTVIGAGNSAADAALDLWRSGANVTMVVRAPELKNTIKYWVRPDLENRIKEGSIAAMFESQVVEIHPDYVLVQRKDGTTLELPTDFTFALTGYRPKLDFLAELNLATHPDECLRLDAHHESSVPGLFVAGSAGYAGKTNQVFIENGRIHAEEAVAEIARQLKAREAELAEA comes from the coding sequence ATGACGTCAGCAAGCAAGAAAACCGAGAGCAGCCTCATCGACGTGGCGATCGTGGGGGCCGGGCCGGTGGGACTGGCCGCCGCCATCGCCTGCAAGCGCGCCGGCCTGAGCTATGTGGTCATGGACAAGGGCTGCGTGGTGAACGCTATTTTCGATTACCCCACCTACATGACTTTCTTCACCACCGCGCCGGAACTGGAAATCGGCGGGCATCCGCTGGTCACCGGCCACGACAAGCCCGACCGCAAGGACGCGCTGATGTACTACCGCCTGGTGGCGCAGCGCGAGCAGCTCCACATCCGCCAGTACTGCGAGGTCAAGCGCGTTCACGCCGCGCCCGCCGGGTTTACCCTGGAAGTCGAGGGCCAGGACGGTGAACCCGGCGTGGTGGAGGCCCGCAGGGTGATCGTCGCCACCGGGTACTACGACAACCCGCTGCCGCTGGGCCTGCCCGGCGAGGACCTGGAAAACGTCAGCCACTATTACACCGAGGGCCACCCCTTCTGGAAACTCAACGTCACGGTGATCGGGGCCGGGAACAGCGCCGCCGACGCCGCCCTGGACCTGTGGCGCAGCGGCGCCAACGTGACGATGGTGGTGCGCGCACCTGAGCTGAAAAACACCATCAAGTATTGGGTGCGCCCGGACCTGGAAAACCGCATCAAGGAAGGCAGCATCGCGGCGATGTTCGAGTCGCAGGTCGTCGAGATTCACCCGGATTACGTGCTGGTGCAGCGCAAGGACGGCACCACCCTAGAGCTGCCCACCGACTTCACCTTCGCGCTGACCGGCTACCGCCCCAAGCTTGACTTCCTGGCTGAGCTGAACCTGGCGACCCACCCCGACGAGTGTCTGCGCCTCGACGCGCACCACGAGAGCAGCGTGCCGGGCCTGTTCGTGGCCGGGTCGGCCGGGTACGCCGGCAAAACCAACCAGGTGTTCATCGAGAACGGGCGCATCCACGCCGAGGAAGCGGTGGCGGAGATTGCCCGGCAGCTGAAAGCCCGCGAAGCGGAACTGGCCGAAGCCTGA
- a CDS encoding precorrin-2 dehydrogenase/sirohydrochlorin ferrochelatase family protein: MNLAATLNLSGEWALLVGGGAVALRRARTLRAAGLSVRVVAPDILAELAELASDCRHRAFEPHDLRGVRLVVACTGSAQVNDEVIRLARAEGLLANHSGNAEAGNLRFPAVVRRGGLTVTVTSDASLPLLAQAASEKILLALPDSLPLGEWTAQRDAALHLAGAARQAALAGLRRQIRAHLDLPLEAAQ, translated from the coding sequence GTGAATCTGGCGGCGACGTTAAATCTGAGCGGCGAGTGGGCCCTGCTGGTGGGCGGCGGAGCGGTGGCGTTGCGCCGCGCCCGTACCCTGCGGGCGGCCGGCCTGAGCGTCCGCGTGGTCGCGCCCGACATCCTGGCCGAGCTGGCCGAACTCGCCAGCGACTGCCGGCATCGGGCTTTTGAACCGCACGACCTCCGAGGGGTCCGGCTGGTGGTGGCCTGCACCGGCAGCGCCCAGGTCAACGACGAGGTGATCCGGCTGGCGCGCGCCGAGGGGCTGCTCGCCAACCACAGCGGCAACGCTGAGGCCGGCAACCTGCGTTTTCCGGCGGTGGTGCGCCGCGGCGGCCTGACCGTCACGGTGACCAGCGACGCTTCCCTGCCGCTGCTGGCCCAGGCGGCCAGCGAGAAGATCCTGCTGGCCCTGCCGGACAGCCTGCCGCTGGGCGAGTGGACCGCCCAGCGCGACGCGGCCCTGCACCTCGCGGGCGCGGCGCGGCAGGCGGCCCTCGCGGGGCTGCGCCGCCAGATCCGTGCGCACCTGGACCTGCCGCTGGAGGCCGCCCAGTGA
- the hemA gene encoding glutamyl-tRNA reductase codes for MSLNLAVVGLNHTTAPVEVRERAAVREDEREAVLAHLRRHAREVMLLATCNRTEVYLAGIEGDPLSAFEGAWGQFLHGHLYAYEGEAAARHLYRVASGLDSLVIGETQIQGQVKRAWQDASQRGDTSALLNKAAQGALNAGKRVRHETGLSDKVVSVSSAAVELAEQTLGDLSGRTALIVGAGETAELTLIHLKAAGVRDIIVVNRTAERARQLAEKLGGRACAHEYLHEVLPEADVVIASSAAPHYVLGASGVQAALQDRPERPMMLIDISVPRILNPDIAGLEGAHLYNLDDLQGVVSRNLASRRAALPRAGEIVDDAVADLLRWQAFRESRGLHRPALLRQAEHEDHRAHLLSACD; via the coding sequence GTGAGCCTGAACCTGGCGGTGGTGGGCCTCAACCACACCACGGCGCCGGTCGAGGTGCGCGAGCGGGCGGCGGTGCGCGAGGACGAACGCGAAGCGGTGCTCGCCCACCTGCGCCGCCACGCCCGCGAAGTGATGCTGCTGGCGACCTGCAACCGCACCGAGGTGTACCTGGCCGGCATCGAGGGCGATCCGCTCTCGGCCTTCGAGGGCGCCTGGGGCCAGTTCCTGCACGGCCACCTCTACGCCTACGAGGGCGAGGCGGCGGCGCGGCACCTCTACCGGGTGGCCTCGGGCCTCGACAGCCTGGTGATCGGCGAAACGCAGATCCAGGGACAGGTGAAACGGGCCTGGCAGGACGCCTCGCAGCGCGGCGACACCTCGGCGCTGCTCAACAAGGCTGCCCAGGGCGCGCTGAACGCCGGCAAGCGGGTGCGGCACGAAACCGGCCTGTCCGACAAGGTGGTCAGCGTGTCGAGCGCCGCCGTGGAACTCGCCGAGCAGACGCTCGGGGACCTCTCGGGCCGCACCGCCCTGATCGTGGGCGCCGGCGAGACCGCCGAGTTGACCCTGATTCACCTCAAGGCGGCGGGCGTGCGCGACATCATCGTGGTCAACCGCACCGCCGAGCGCGCCCGGCAGCTGGCCGAGAAGCTGGGCGGCCGGGCCTGCGCCCACGAGTACCTGCACGAAGTGCTGCCGGAAGCCGACGTGGTCATCGCCTCGAGCGCCGCGCCGCATTACGTGCTGGGCGCGTCCGGCGTGCAGGCCGCCCTGCAGGACCGCCCCGAGCGCCCGATGATGCTGATCGACATCAGCGTGCCGCGCATTCTCAACCCGGACATCGCTGGCCTCGAAGGTGCCCACCTCTACAACCTCGACGACCTTCAGGGCGTGGTCAGCCGCAACCTGGCCTCGCGCCGGGCGGCGCTGCCCCGGGCCGGCGAGATCGTGGACGACGCGGTCGCGGACCTGCTGCGCTGGCAGGCGTTCCGGGAATCGCGCGGCCTTCACCGGCCCGCCCTCCTGCGGCAGGCCGAGCACGAGGATCACCGCGCGCACCTGCTGAGCGCCTGCGACTGA
- a CDS encoding DUF418 domain-containing protein yields MFASDAPAAIRPSERALLPDVLRGLALLGILCVNAQDFAGYGEWTQRGGDRAAQIVIDLFFNGKFISVFAMLFGAGAFTLLERGGRALLLRRLAVLLLVGTLHYILVWHGDIIANYAVVGLALVLLEQARPRTLALVGGFAAGWWAINFTLVAAAAPRGLRSLPGTVFANQTYADIVSERAHDFLPGLGSVVGFDGFWLLALFCFGGALYRSGVLWWPQQHRDTLNRLLRWGLGLGLPLSALLAYFNTQSSYGAELWSILVRLTGGMALGLGYIGGLGLLTASGKLGWLRVFAASGRLAMSNYIAQSLIMTSVFYPYGLRQYGQWGALPALLLALGLGLAQVWLSGLYLRHFSSGPLEWLVRQAVYWRGWTRQRRN; encoded by the coding sequence ATGTTCGCCTCTGATGCGCCCGCCGCCATTCGTCCCAGTGAACGCGCCCTGCTGCCCGACGTGCTGCGGGGCCTGGCCCTGCTGGGCATTCTGTGCGTCAATGCCCAGGACTTCGCCGGGTACGGCGAGTGGACGCAGCGCGGCGGCGACCGGGCCGCGCAAATCGTCATCGATCTGTTTTTCAACGGCAAGTTCATCAGCGTGTTCGCCATGCTGTTCGGGGCCGGCGCCTTCACCCTGCTGGAACGCGGCGGCCGGGCACTGCTGCTCAGGCGCCTCGCCGTGCTCCTGCTGGTGGGCACGCTGCACTACATCCTGGTGTGGCACGGCGACATCATCGCCAACTACGCGGTGGTGGGGCTGGCCCTGGTGCTGCTGGAACAGGCGCGGCCCCGCACGCTGGCACTCGTCGGGGGGTTCGCGGCCGGCTGGTGGGCCATCAACTTCACCCTGGTCGCCGCCGCCGCGCCCCGGGGGCTGCGCTCGCTGCCCGGCACGGTGTTCGCCAACCAGACTTACGCCGACATCGTCTCCGAACGCGCCCACGACTTCCTGCCGGGCCTGGGCTCGGTGGTGGGCTTCGACGGCTTCTGGTTGCTGGCGCTGTTCTGCTTCGGCGGCGCGCTGTACCGCTCCGGGGTGCTGTGGTGGCCGCAGCAGCACCGCGACACCCTGAACCGGTTGCTGCGCTGGGGCCTGGGCCTGGGCCTGCCGCTGAGCGCCCTGCTGGCCTACTTCAACACCCAGAGCAGTTACGGGGCCGAGCTGTGGAGCATCCTGGTGCGCCTGACCGGCGGCATGGCGCTGGGCCTGGGCTACATCGGCGGTCTGGGCCTGCTGACCGCCTCGGGCAAGCTCGGTTGGCTGCGGGTCTTCGCCGCGTCCGGCCGCCTGGCGATGAGCAATTACATCGCCCAGTCGCTGATCATGACTTCGGTGTTCTACCCCTACGGCCTGCGGCAGTACGGCCAGTGGGGAGCGCTGCCGGCCCTGTTGCTGGCGCTGGGTCTGGGTCTGGCGCAGGTGTGGCTCTCGGGGCTGTACCTGCGCCACTTCAGCAGCGGGCCGCTGGAGTGGTTGGTGAGACAGGCGGTGTACTGGCGCGGCTGGACCCGGCAACGCCGAAACTGA